In a genomic window of Punica granatum isolate Tunisia-2019 chromosome 6, ASM765513v2, whole genome shotgun sequence:
- the LOC116210226 gene encoding protein FLUORESCENT IN BLUE LIGHT, chloroplastic isoform X1 — translation MAMALRSSCLFGRRPPPSDRFSIGTRLPGKLALPLDKSKKFISAFGDASSGSLEIQNLPLMGKGKLLSHHYGAVLKQLSAHQGKLDFRFPAKVLLTCNALMLATPFQALAETCEAESSFFNMPILLLVALIGATVGGLLARQRRGELQKVNEQLRQINAALRRQAKIESYAPTLSYAPVGSRFVENEVIVDPRREEMIARLKAGKSFLRNQDPEKAFGEFKAGLELAQALNDPIEEKKAARGLGASLQRQGKYREAIKYFNMVLKISEREGEDSGNTEAYGAIADCYTELGDLERAGKFYDNYIARLESD, via the exons ATGGCGATGGCGCTCCGGAGCTCCTGCCTCTTCGGCCGGAGACCTCCGCCGTCGGACCGCTTCTCCATCGGAACCCGTCTTCCAG GAAAGCTAGCTTTACCACTAGACAAATCCAAGAAGTTCATATCAGCCTTTGGAGATGCTTCAAGTGGATCATTGGAAATTCAAAACCTCCCACTGATGGGCAAAGGAAAACTTCTTTCACATCATTATGGGGCTGTTTTGAAACAGTTATCAGCTCATCAG GGAAAGCTAGACTTCAGATTCCCAGCAAAAGTTCTCCTCACTTGTAATGCCTTGATGCTCGCAACACCGTTTCAAGCTTTAGCAGAAACATGTGAAGCCGAAAGTTCATTTTTCAACATGCCCATACTGCTTCTGGTAGCCCTTATAGGAGCCACTGTTGGAG GGTTACTTGCAAGACAAAGAAGAGGCGAACTACAGAAAGTGAATGAGCAGCTTCGCCAGATAAATGCAGCCCTGAGGAGGCAGGCTAAAATAGAGTCTTATGCTCCCACCTTGAGTTATGCTCCCGTAGGCAGTAGATTCGTGGAGAATGAAGTAATTGTTGACCCGAGGAGGGAAGAAATGATTGCCCGCCTCAAGGCAGGGAAGAGTTTCTTGAGGAACCAAGACCCAGAGAAAGCTTTTGGAGAATTCAAGGCAGGTTTGGAACTTGCCCAAGCTCTCAACGATCCTATTGAGGAGAAGAAAGCTGCTAGAGGTTTAG GAGCATCACTTCAAAGGCAAGGGAAGTATCGAGAAGCCATCAAATACTTCAATATGGTCCTGAAGATTTCCGAGAGGGAAGGGGAAGACTCGGGGAATACGGAGGCTTATGGGGCGATTGCAGATTGCTATACTGAGCTAGGAGATCTAGAACGTGCAGGGAAGTTTTACGACAATTACATAGCAAGGTTGGAATCGGATTGA
- the LOC116210226 gene encoding protein FLUORESCENT IN BLUE LIGHT, chloroplastic isoform X2, which yields MGKLDFRFPAKVLLTCNALMLATPFQALAETCEAESSFFNMPILLLVALIGATVGGLLARQRRGELQKVNEQLRQINAALRRQAKIESYAPTLSYAPVGSRFVENEVIVDPRREEMIARLKAGKSFLRNQDPEKAFGEFKAGLELAQALNDPIEEKKAARGLGASLQRQGKYREAIKYFNMVLKISEREGEDSGNTEAYGAIADCYTELGDLERAGKFYDNYIARLESD from the exons ATG GGAAAGCTAGACTTCAGATTCCCAGCAAAAGTTCTCCTCACTTGTAATGCCTTGATGCTCGCAACACCGTTTCAAGCTTTAGCAGAAACATGTGAAGCCGAAAGTTCATTTTTCAACATGCCCATACTGCTTCTGGTAGCCCTTATAGGAGCCACTGTTGGAG GGTTACTTGCAAGACAAAGAAGAGGCGAACTACAGAAAGTGAATGAGCAGCTTCGCCAGATAAATGCAGCCCTGAGGAGGCAGGCTAAAATAGAGTCTTATGCTCCCACCTTGAGTTATGCTCCCGTAGGCAGTAGATTCGTGGAGAATGAAGTAATTGTTGACCCGAGGAGGGAAGAAATGATTGCCCGCCTCAAGGCAGGGAAGAGTTTCTTGAGGAACCAAGACCCAGAGAAAGCTTTTGGAGAATTCAAGGCAGGTTTGGAACTTGCCCAAGCTCTCAACGATCCTATTGAGGAGAAGAAAGCTGCTAGAGGTTTAG GAGCATCACTTCAAAGGCAAGGGAAGTATCGAGAAGCCATCAAATACTTCAATATGGTCCTGAAGATTTCCGAGAGGGAAGGGGAAGACTCGGGGAATACGGAGGCTTATGGGGCGATTGCAGATTGCTATACTGAGCTAGGAGATCTAGAACGTGCAGGGAAGTTTTACGACAATTACATAGCAAGGTTGGAATCGGATTGA
- the LOC116211010 gene encoding LOW QUALITY PROTEIN: uncharacterized protein LOC116211010 (The sequence of the model RefSeq protein was modified relative to this genomic sequence to represent the inferred CDS: inserted 1 base in 1 codon; deleted 1 base in 1 codon), with translation MFEEQHESLTPFVVLQWKDLWKLLGDHKGEINKARAMAKVANSDEVPFLELKIEVETPPHNNSNSNGDRGCQIEPIPSGNLPTGFDPSTCLAASSCPKDSFATLRVDRFGRCNWAIKVAGGNDDKQSSDSRSVVELTNGSSEDDKKDENRDAPENNXSVQVGNLAPEVTQLDLHRHFHATRKRVLFRRPVSRETKGFGFVRYSTHGEAAWAINPDGKLMHDPSSVLSQI, from the exons ATGTTTGAGGAACAACACGAGAGCCTCACTCCTTTTGTTGTTCTGCAGTGGAAGGATTTATGGAAGCTACTAGGGGATCACAAGGGTGAGATCAACAAGGCGAGGGCGATGGCCAAGGTCGCCAACTCGGATGAAGTACCATTTTTAGAGTTAAAGATCGAAGTAGAGACTCCGCCTCACAACAACTCAAATAGCAATGGTGACCGTGGTTGCCAA ATAGAGCCAATCCCAAGTGGAAATCTGCCCACAGGCTTTGATCCAAGCACTTGCCTTGCCGCA TCGTCCTGTCCTAAGGATTCATTCGCTACTTTGAGAG TTGACAGATTCGGTCGGTGCAATTGGGCAATTAAGGTTGCCGGTGGTAATGATGATAAGCAGAGCTCAGATTCG CGGAGCGTGGTTGAACTCACAAATGGCTCATCTG AAGATGATAAGAAGGATGAAAATAGGGATGCTCCTGAGAATA TCTCTGTACAGGTGGGTAATCTTGCTCCAGAG GTGACTCAGCTTGATCTTCACCGGCACTTCCACGCCACTCGGAAGCGGGTTCTATTTAGGAGGCCCGTATCCAGAGAGACAAAAGGCTTTGGCTTCGTGAGATACAGTACTCATGGTGAGGCCGCTTGGGCTATAAATCCAGATGGGAAATTAATGCACGACCCTTCCTCTGTTCTCAGTCAAATTTAG